A DNA window from Drosophila sechellia strain sech25 chromosome X, ASM438219v1, whole genome shotgun sequence contains the following coding sequences:
- the LOC6618959 gene encoding protein nullo, with protein MGSTHSAEKVKSVEDSTSPANPGIFCTPLPGFISKIQRLVVRKLSISARKQKRLSKRSKQLLRPMPRCSSFGSCGTLLTPTKKSSSNTADRRYAQWKCSFEHLAQKQPRLHDISEAMAGQTTPRGFPSHTDPKRCLMVVDSSSPESPLYDMVGGQKVRRRLSLRSHAPVRRPSARQKAEQAKLDAQFQRDLRDLEDYYGGFHFAQRRERLVKV; from the coding sequence ATGGGCAGCACACATTCCGCTGAGAAGGTAAAGAGCGTCGAGGACTCGACCAGTCCAGCAAATCCTGGCATCTTCTGCACTCCCCTGCCTGGCTTTATAAGCAAAATCCAGAGACTCGTCGTCCGCAAGCTGAGCATCTCGGCCAGGAAACAAAAGCGACTGAGCAAGCGCTCCAAGCAACTCCTGCGCCCCATGCCCCGCTGCTCGTCCTTCGGATCCTGCGGCACCCTGCTGACGCCCACCAAGAAGTCCTCATCCAACACAGCCGATCGCCGCTACGCCCAATGGAAGTGCAGTTTCGAGCACCTGGCCCAAAAGCAGCCGCGTCTCCATGACATCAGCGAGGCCATGGCCGGACAGACCACACCACGCGGCTTTCCCTCCCACACGGATCCCAAGAGGTGTCTGATGGTGGTGGACTCCAGTTCGCCGGAGTCTCCGCTCTACGACATGGTCGGTGGGCAGAAAGTCCGCCGTCGCCTGAGTCTGCGCAGCCACGCCCCTGTGCGACGCCCATCCGCCCGCCAAAAGGCCGAACAGGCCAAGCTGGACGCCCAGTTCCAGCGGGATCTGCGCGATCTGGAGGATTACTATGGCGGATTCCACTTTGCCCAGCGCCGCGAGCGATTGGTGAAGGTTTGA